Proteins found in one Sardina pilchardus chromosome 11, fSarPil1.1, whole genome shotgun sequence genomic segment:
- the ppargc1b gene encoding peroxisome proliferator-activated receptor gamma coactivator 1-beta isoform X1 produces the protein MADCASLLDEELSSFVFNYLTENSGSQYGEEEVCSDRLDADFPDLDLSQLDASDFNCLSELHWCTDQSGSSPASSHYAGDPEFFEIEEENAALLAALTDSLDGIVEDEVGGLSVFPSLGDGPEDDDDDVDEDHGRLRLCSQKQQGPLVDTEQLCSSPGSEPEDPSLLKKLLLTPPNVPVGLDSHKEASFHRHSSRNHHLKPVRPPAKTADSTGSQERKPRAVRPAGRLCTELHRHLTTDRQEPDTEEEEEQEEAAEEDDDEDSESEEEDGEEEEEEEEEEEEEEEEEESSGSEGESCASALTPLGPPAPPPKPQFSSERELHSVVELVKYMHTYCLPTRKQASWDRKDREAAAAAHAHAGQARRAAPSASVQRSAGNCHKPAAAASTSHHGNSAAVRPRLAFTRQREVRAYSLLRELLQAVSPLDVSKPYRLHSPPYCAGGAKTESAAAAAVTRPQTLTTAPASPQVAHGSRKSPEPEAELGAEEDGEQDASFSVRRSRRLASFPSRFAKRSRPMRVPSNPTSAPTVDEPLQVSMDTGVALKEGPHKSPECSGSPLCDSENRSCLCLPLTPKSTGDSQYANKPFEATLSVELCGTAGLTPPTTPPHKPVEEELFKPSPSPPSRGFLSRTHGRKLPEQTELYAQLQRMGQAGGSHGALARPGSLRSYGDHDYCLLNLSSESRKRPASALLTPTSPPATITMTTAAAVAPAPQASGEGGEKSAAAATSALEEASRLCPKLQAQPAQRYEGKEAEGRRGAAGCSSPPQALSARNVDEDVGPPRSPSPGNVHPAAPCCEPHSPKVGYSCENSETCHGDKQRNKAKAGQQNDDNCRVFYIHNLPSSVTQSMLRKRFEAFGDPEDCRVVIKNDVCRPVSRERCGVITFRKGQSGGSQRYRSGFQNAGSGSRRLSRKRYIDLDEAGPGPVKSKYDSMDFDTLLKEAQKSLHR, from the exons tatggggaggaggaggtctgTTCAGACCGCCTGGACGCAGACTTCCCTGACCTTGACCTCTCTCAACTGGACGCCAGCGACTTCAACTGCCTTAGCGAGCTGCACTGGTGCACAGACCAGTCGGGCAGCTCCCCGGCTTCCAGCCACTACGCAGGGGACCCCGAGTTCTTTGAG ATAGAAGAGGAAAATGCAGCCCTGTTGGCAGCACTCACAGACAGCCTGGACGGCATTGTGGAGGACGAGGTGGGGGGTCTGTCCGTCTTCCCCTCGCTGGGCGACGGACccgaggacgacgacgacgacgtaGACGAGGACCACGGACGGCTACGGCTCTGCTCGCAGAAGCAGCAAGGCCCCCTAGTGGACACAGAGCAGTTGTGCAGCTCGCCCGGCTCCGAGCCTGAAGACCCGTCTCTA tTAAAAAAGCTCCTGCTCACCCCCCCAAACGTGCCTGTGGGCCTCGACTCTCACAAAGAGGCCAGTTTCCATCGCCATAGCAGCCGCAACCACCACCTCAAGCCCGTGAGGCCTCCTGCTAAG acTGCAGACAGCACAGGCTCTCAGGAGCGTAAGCCCCGGGCAGTCCGGCCAGCCGGCCGCCTCTGCACAGAGCTGCACCGTCACCTGACCACAGACCGGCAGGAGCCCgacacggaggaggaggaggagcaggaggaggcggCCGAGGAGGACGATGACGAGGACAGCGAgtccgaggaggaggacggtgaggaggaggaagaggaggaggaggaagaagaagaggaggaggaagaggaggagtccTCCGGCAGCGAGGGCGAGAGCTGCGCCTCGGCGCTGACCCCCCTGGGTCCCCCGGCCCCCCCACCCAAGCCCCAGTTCTCGTCGGAGCGCGAGCTGCACTCGGTGGTGGAGCTGGTGAAGTACATGCACACCTATTGCCTCCCCACGCGCAAGCAGGCCAGCTGGGACCGCAAGGACCGCGAGGCGGCCGCCgccgctcacgctcacgccGGCCAGGCCCGCCGGGCGGCTCCGTCCGCCAGCGTCCAGCGGAGCGCCGGGAACTGCCACAaacccgccgccgccgccagcaCCAGTCACCACGGCAACAGTGCGGCGGTGCGTCCGCGCCTGGCGTTCACGCGGCAGCGGGAGGTGCGCGCGTACTCGCTCCTCCGGGAGCTGCTGCAGGCGGTCAGCCCGCTGGACGTCAGCAAGCCCTACCGCCTCCACAGCCCCCCCTACTGCGCCGGAGGCGCAAAGACTGagagcgccgccgccgccgctgtcaCACGCCCACAGACCCTGACGACCGCCCCCGCCTCTCCGCAGGTGGCCCACGGCTCTCGGAAAAGCCCGGAGCCGGAGGCCGAGCTGGGGGCCGAGGAGGACGGCGAGCAGGACGCCTCGTTCTCGGTGCGGCGCTCCCGCCGCCTCGCCTCGTTCCCCAGCCGCTTTGCCAAGAGGTCGCGACCCATGCGGGTCCCGTCCAACCCCACCTCCGCGCCCACCGTCGACGAGCCCCTGCAGGTCTCCATGGATACGGGCGTGGCCCTGAAGGAGGGCCCCCACAAGAGCCCCGAGTGCAGCGGCAGCCCCCTCTGTGACAGCG AGAACAGATCCTGCCTCTGCCTTCCGCTTACTCCCAAATCCACAGG AGACTCGCAGTATGCCAACAAGCCCTTTGAGGCGACACTTAGCGTGGAGCTGTGTGGCACAGCag gcctgactcCTCCGACCACCCCCCCTCACAAGCCCGTGGAGGAGGAGCTCTTCAAGCCGTCGCCGTCCCCCCCCTCCCGGGGCTTCCTGTCGCGGACTCACGGGCGGAAGCTTCCGGAGCAGACGGAGCTGTACGCGCAGCTCCAGCGCATGGGCCAGGCGGGCGGCTCGCACGGCGCCCTCGCGCGCCCGGGCTCCCTGCGCTCCTACGGCGACCACGACTACTGCCTGCTCAACCTGTCCTCCGAGAGCCGCAAGCGCCCGGCCTCCGCCCTGCTGACCCCCACCAGTCCCCCGGCGACCATCACCATGACCACCGCGGCTGCGGTCGCTCCAGCCCCGCAGGCGTCCGGCGAGGGCGGGGAGAAGTCGGCGGCGGCAGCGACGTCGGCGCTCGAGGAGGCCAGTCGGCTCTGCCCCAAGCTGCAGGCCCAGCCGGCGCAGCGGTACGAGGGGAAGGAGGCGGAGGGCCGCCGGGGGGCGGCGGGGTGCTCGTCCCCGCCTCAGGCGCTCTCGGCGAGGAACGTGGACGAGGACGTGGGGCCGCCGCGCTCACCGTCTCCCGGCAACGTGCATCCGGCCGCGCCCTGCTGCGAGCCCCACTCTCCCAAAGTCGGCTACAG CTGTGAAAACTCTGAGACCTGCCACGGAGACAAACAGAGGAACAAAGCAAAGGCCGGACAGCAGAACGAT gataacTGCCGGGTGTTCTACATTCACAACCTGCCCAGCAGTGTGACCCAGAGCATGCTGCGCAAGCGCTTCGAGGCCTTCGGTGATCCCGAGGACTGCAGAGTGGTCATCAAAAACGA tgtgtgtaggccagtcaGCAGAGAGCGCTGTGGAGTGATCACCTTCAGGAAGGGACAGAGTGGCGGTTCTCAGCGGTACCGGTCAGGGTTCCAGAACGCTGGCAGCGGATCACGTCGGCTCAGCCGGAAGCGCTACATAGACCTGG ATGAGGCTGGCCCTGGCCCCGTGAAGAGCAAGTACGACTCGATGGACTTTGACACCCTCCTGAAGGAGGCCCAGAAGAGTCTGCACCGCTGA
- the ppargc1b gene encoding peroxisome proliferator-activated receptor gamma coactivator 1-beta isoform X2 encodes MADCASLLDEELSSFVFNYLTENSGSQYGEEEVCSDRLDADFPDLDLSQLDASDFNCLSELHWCTDQSGSSPASSHYAGDPEFFEIEEENAALLAALTDSLDGIVEDEVGGLSVFPSLGDGPEDDDDDVDEDHGRLRLCSQKQQGPLVDTEQLCSSPGSEPEDPSLLKKLLLTPPNVPVGLDSHKEASFHRHSSRNHHLKPVRPPAKTADSTGSQERKPRAVRPAGRLCTELHRHLTTDRQEPDTEEEEEQEEAAEEDDDEDSESEEEDGEEEEEEEEEEEEEEEEEESSGSEGESCASALTPLGPPAPPPKPQFSSERELHSVVELVKYMHTYCLPTRKQASWDRKDREAAAAAHAHAGQARRAAPSASVQRSAGNCHKPAAAASTSHHGNSAAVRPRLAFTRQREVRAYSLLRELLQAVSPLDVSKPYRLHSPPYCAGGAKTESAAAAAVTRPQTLTTAPASPQVAHGSRKSPEPEAELGAEEDGEQDASFSVRRSRRLASFPSRFAKRSRPMRVPSNPTSAPTVDEPLQVSMDTGVALKEGPHKSPECSGSPLCDSENRSCLCLPLTPKSTGDSQYANKPFEATLSVELCGTAGLTPPTTPPHKPVEEELFKPSPSPPSRGFLSRTHGRKLPEQTELYAQLQRMGQAGGSHGALARPGSLRSYGDHDYCLLNLSSESRKRPASALLTPTSPPATITMTTAAAVAPAPQASGEGGEKSAAAATSALEEASRLCPKLQAQPAQRYEGKEAEGRRGAAGCSSPPQALSARNVDEDVGPPRSPSPGNVHPAAPCCEPHSPKVGYSCENSETCHGDKQRNKAKAGQQNDDNCRVFYIHNLPSSVTQSMLRKRFEAFGDPEDCRVVIKNEPVSRERCGVITFRKGQSGGSQRYRSGFQNAGSGSRRLSRKRYIDLDEAGPGPVKSKYDSMDFDTLLKEAQKSLHR; translated from the exons tatggggaggaggaggtctgTTCAGACCGCCTGGACGCAGACTTCCCTGACCTTGACCTCTCTCAACTGGACGCCAGCGACTTCAACTGCCTTAGCGAGCTGCACTGGTGCACAGACCAGTCGGGCAGCTCCCCGGCTTCCAGCCACTACGCAGGGGACCCCGAGTTCTTTGAG ATAGAAGAGGAAAATGCAGCCCTGTTGGCAGCACTCACAGACAGCCTGGACGGCATTGTGGAGGACGAGGTGGGGGGTCTGTCCGTCTTCCCCTCGCTGGGCGACGGACccgaggacgacgacgacgacgtaGACGAGGACCACGGACGGCTACGGCTCTGCTCGCAGAAGCAGCAAGGCCCCCTAGTGGACACAGAGCAGTTGTGCAGCTCGCCCGGCTCCGAGCCTGAAGACCCGTCTCTA tTAAAAAAGCTCCTGCTCACCCCCCCAAACGTGCCTGTGGGCCTCGACTCTCACAAAGAGGCCAGTTTCCATCGCCATAGCAGCCGCAACCACCACCTCAAGCCCGTGAGGCCTCCTGCTAAG acTGCAGACAGCACAGGCTCTCAGGAGCGTAAGCCCCGGGCAGTCCGGCCAGCCGGCCGCCTCTGCACAGAGCTGCACCGTCACCTGACCACAGACCGGCAGGAGCCCgacacggaggaggaggaggagcaggaggaggcggCCGAGGAGGACGATGACGAGGACAGCGAgtccgaggaggaggacggtgaggaggaggaagaggaggaggaggaagaagaagaggaggaggaagaggaggagtccTCCGGCAGCGAGGGCGAGAGCTGCGCCTCGGCGCTGACCCCCCTGGGTCCCCCGGCCCCCCCACCCAAGCCCCAGTTCTCGTCGGAGCGCGAGCTGCACTCGGTGGTGGAGCTGGTGAAGTACATGCACACCTATTGCCTCCCCACGCGCAAGCAGGCCAGCTGGGACCGCAAGGACCGCGAGGCGGCCGCCgccgctcacgctcacgccGGCCAGGCCCGCCGGGCGGCTCCGTCCGCCAGCGTCCAGCGGAGCGCCGGGAACTGCCACAaacccgccgccgccgccagcaCCAGTCACCACGGCAACAGTGCGGCGGTGCGTCCGCGCCTGGCGTTCACGCGGCAGCGGGAGGTGCGCGCGTACTCGCTCCTCCGGGAGCTGCTGCAGGCGGTCAGCCCGCTGGACGTCAGCAAGCCCTACCGCCTCCACAGCCCCCCCTACTGCGCCGGAGGCGCAAAGACTGagagcgccgccgccgccgctgtcaCACGCCCACAGACCCTGACGACCGCCCCCGCCTCTCCGCAGGTGGCCCACGGCTCTCGGAAAAGCCCGGAGCCGGAGGCCGAGCTGGGGGCCGAGGAGGACGGCGAGCAGGACGCCTCGTTCTCGGTGCGGCGCTCCCGCCGCCTCGCCTCGTTCCCCAGCCGCTTTGCCAAGAGGTCGCGACCCATGCGGGTCCCGTCCAACCCCACCTCCGCGCCCACCGTCGACGAGCCCCTGCAGGTCTCCATGGATACGGGCGTGGCCCTGAAGGAGGGCCCCCACAAGAGCCCCGAGTGCAGCGGCAGCCCCCTCTGTGACAGCG AGAACAGATCCTGCCTCTGCCTTCCGCTTACTCCCAAATCCACAGG AGACTCGCAGTATGCCAACAAGCCCTTTGAGGCGACACTTAGCGTGGAGCTGTGTGGCACAGCag gcctgactcCTCCGACCACCCCCCCTCACAAGCCCGTGGAGGAGGAGCTCTTCAAGCCGTCGCCGTCCCCCCCCTCCCGGGGCTTCCTGTCGCGGACTCACGGGCGGAAGCTTCCGGAGCAGACGGAGCTGTACGCGCAGCTCCAGCGCATGGGCCAGGCGGGCGGCTCGCACGGCGCCCTCGCGCGCCCGGGCTCCCTGCGCTCCTACGGCGACCACGACTACTGCCTGCTCAACCTGTCCTCCGAGAGCCGCAAGCGCCCGGCCTCCGCCCTGCTGACCCCCACCAGTCCCCCGGCGACCATCACCATGACCACCGCGGCTGCGGTCGCTCCAGCCCCGCAGGCGTCCGGCGAGGGCGGGGAGAAGTCGGCGGCGGCAGCGACGTCGGCGCTCGAGGAGGCCAGTCGGCTCTGCCCCAAGCTGCAGGCCCAGCCGGCGCAGCGGTACGAGGGGAAGGAGGCGGAGGGCCGCCGGGGGGCGGCGGGGTGCTCGTCCCCGCCTCAGGCGCTCTCGGCGAGGAACGTGGACGAGGACGTGGGGCCGCCGCGCTCACCGTCTCCCGGCAACGTGCATCCGGCCGCGCCCTGCTGCGAGCCCCACTCTCCCAAAGTCGGCTACAG CTGTGAAAACTCTGAGACCTGCCACGGAGACAAACAGAGGAACAAAGCAAAGGCCGGACAGCAGAACGAT gataacTGCCGGGTGTTCTACATTCACAACCTGCCCAGCAGTGTGACCCAGAGCATGCTGCGCAAGCGCTTCGAGGCCTTCGGTGATCCCGAGGACTGCAGAGTGGTCATCAAAAACGA gccagtcaGCAGAGAGCGCTGTGGAGTGATCACCTTCAGGAAGGGACAGAGTGGCGGTTCTCAGCGGTACCGGTCAGGGTTCCAGAACGCTGGCAGCGGATCACGTCGGCTCAGCCGGAAGCGCTACATAGACCTGG ATGAGGCTGGCCCTGGCCCCGTGAAGAGCAAGTACGACTCGATGGACTTTGACACCCTCCTGAAGGAGGCCCAGAAGAGTCTGCACCGCTGA